Proteins from a genomic interval of Lolium perenne isolate Kyuss_39 chromosome 1, Kyuss_2.0, whole genome shotgun sequence:
- the LOC127310294 gene encoding ATPase family AAA domain-containing protein FIGL1 isoform X1: MEEQPAAADSSSSASPTNWRKEVDERLRRLHSLLFGAEAALERGDAAAAQALALRLLGFLDSQTLSTDAGPEAAFVAPIRAAASSSLATASRARAPESDRAVFELAKKDVYCVFTKQGDVNIEKVKRSKYFQALHQNFSQNAADPLNAACQEFTIQGGSHIVENPPDLENEKLNVRASKLMTQTKITSSYSSKFLKANSVSDKNMFKSEGNVSKEFACVENEIRTNQDNKHPVYLGLEEDEKHCGPVQIAKRKHTGFRSPICEHANSPSSNDETDAPANGFVTARIKLAMDAVQKHGHNGHQGASVSPQCDNNLSTRNYGARPSWNSRRGPRGNFVPPIRNNGGSTTINSRVTGKNDDPMEDSTKKCLEMLCGPDGELPEKLRNLEPRLIEHISNEIMDKDPNVRWDDIAGLHHAKKCVTEMVIWPLLRPDIFRGCRSPGRGLLLFGPPGTGKTMIGKAIAGEAKATFFYISSSSLTSKWIGEGEKLVRALFGVACCRQPAVIFVDEIDSLLSQRKSDGEHESSRRLKTQFLIEMEGFDSGNEQILLIGATNRPQELDEAARRRLTKRLYIPLPSSEARTWIIHNLLEKDGLFKLSEEETGAICKLTEGYSGSDMKNLVKDASMGPLREAFQQGVEITKLNKEEMRPVMLKDFEAALQQVRPSVSASELGIYEEWNKQFGSLAI, encoded by the exons ATGGAGGAGCAGCCTGCCGCCgcggattcctcctcctccgccagccCCACGAACTGGAGGAAGGAGGTGGACGAGCGGCTCCGGCGGCTCCACTCCCTCCTCTTCGgcgccgaagccgcgctcgagcGCGGGGATGCCGCGGCGGCGCaggcgctcgcgctccgcctcctcggcttcctcgatTCCCAGACCCTCTCCACCGACGCGGGTCCCGAAGCCGCCTTCGTCGCGCCCATCCGCGCCGCAGCCTCTTCCTCCCTCGCCACCGCCTCCCGAGCCCGCGCGCCCGAATCGGACCG TGCAGTGTTTGAACTCGCAAAAAAAGATGTTTACTGTGTTTTTACGAAGCAAGGAGACGTCAACATTGAAAAGGTCAAGCGTTCAAAGTATTTTCAGGCTCTTCATCAGAATTTTAGTCAAAATGCTGCTGATCCACTG AACGCAGCTTGCCAAGAGTTCACAATTCAAGGGGGTTCACATATTGTGGAAAACCCACCTGACCTAGAAAACGAGAAACTTAATGTCAGGGCTTCAAAGTTAatgacacaaacaaaaataacatcgtcgtatagcagcaagttcttGAAGGCAAATAGTGTGTCagacaagaatatgttcaaatcagAGGGGAACGTGTCTAAAGAGTTTGCTTGTGTTGAAAATGAGATCAGAACAAATCAGGATAACAAGCATCCTGTTTATCTGGGGCTTGAAGAGGATGAGAAACACTGTGGGCCAGTGCAAATTGCAAAACGAAAGCATACAGGGTTCAGAAGTCCGATATGTGAacatgcaaattctccatcaagcAACGATGAAACTGATGCTCCTGCTAATGGGTTTGTGACTGCCAGGATAAAGTTG GCGATGGATGCTGTGCAGAAACATGGGCATAATGGTCACCAAGGTGCTTCTGTATCTCCACAATGCGATAACAACCTTAGTACACGGAATTATGGTGCGAGGCCAAGCTGGAATTCTCGTCGTGGACCACGTGGTAATTTTGTCCCTCCTATCCGAAACAACGGAGGATCCACTACAATCAACTCACGAGTTACTGGGAAGAATGATGATCCCATGGAAGATTCAACAAAAAAATG TTTAGAAATGCTTTGTGGCCCTGATGGTGAGCTTCCTGAGAAACTGAGGAATCTGGAACCTCGCCTTATTGAGCACATTAGCAACGAAATAATGGATAAAGATCCTAATGTTCGCTGGGATGACATAG CTGGTTTACATCATGCAAAGAAGTGCGTGACAGAGATGGTTATTTGGCCCCTACTACGTCCAGACATCTTTCGTGGTTGTCGGTCTCCTGGAAGAGGTCTACTACTATTTGGACCTCCC GGTACAGGCAAAACCATGATCGGAAAAGCAATAGCTGGTGAGGCCAAGGCAACATTCTTCtacatatcttcaagttcactcaCAAGCAAATGG ATTGGTGAGGGTGAAAAGCTGGTCCGAGCACTATTTGGCGTGGCCTGTTGTCGTCAGCCTGCTGTCATATTTGTGGATGAGATAGATTCACTACTATCTCAG CGCAAATCAGATGGTGAACATGAATCAAGTAGGAGGTTGAAAACACAGTTTCTAATCGAGATGGAAGGTTTTGACAGTGGAAACGAGCaaattttactcatag GAGCAACAAACAGACCTCAAGAATTAGACGAAGCAGCACGCAGGCGACTTACAAAGCGTCTATACATCCCCCTTCCTTCATCAG AAGCACGCACTTGGATAATTCACAATCTATTGGAGAAGGATGGCCTTTTCAAGCTCTCAGAGGAAGAAACAGGTGCCATTTGCAAGTTAACAGAAG GTTACTCAGGATCTGACATGAAAAATCTTGTGAAAGATGCTTCAATGGGGCCCCTAAGAGAAGCTTTCCAACAGGGTGTTGAAATCACAAAGCTCAACAAGGAGGAAATGCGACCGGTGATGCTCAAG GATTTTGAGGCTGCCCTGCAGCAGGTCAGACCTTCTGTTTCCGCAAGCGAACTGGGGATTTATGAAGAATGGAACAAGCAGTTTGGCAGCCTAGCAATCTAA
- the LOC127310294 gene encoding ATPase family AAA domain-containing protein FIGL1 isoform X2, whose translation MPRRRRRSRSASSASSIPRPSPPTRVPKPPSSRPSAPQPLPPSPPPPEPARPNRTVFELAKKDVYCVFTKQGDVNIEKVKRSKYFQALHQNFSQNAADPLNAACQEFTIQGGSHIVENPPDLENEKLNVRASKLMTQTKITSSYSSKFLKANSVSDKNMFKSEGNVSKEFACVENEIRTNQDNKHPVYLGLEEDEKHCGPVQIAKRKHTGFRSPICEHANSPSSNDETDAPANGFVTARIKLAMDAVQKHGHNGHQGASVSPQCDNNLSTRNYGARPSWNSRRGPRGNFVPPIRNNGGSTTINSRVTGKNDDPMEDSTKKCLEMLCGPDGELPEKLRNLEPRLIEHISNEIMDKDPNVRWDDIAGLHHAKKCVTEMVIWPLLRPDIFRGCRSPGRGLLLFGPPGTGKTMIGKAIAGEAKATFFYISSSSLTSKWIGEGEKLVRALFGVACCRQPAVIFVDEIDSLLSQRKSDGEHESSRRLKTQFLIEMEGFDSGNEQILLIGATNRPQELDEAARRRLTKRLYIPLPSSEARTWIIHNLLEKDGLFKLSEEETGAICKLTEGYSGSDMKNLVKDASMGPLREAFQQGVEITKLNKEEMRPVMLKDFEAALQQVRPSVSASELGIYEEWNKQFGSLAI comes from the exons ATGCCGCGGCGGCGCaggcgctcgcgctccgcctcctcggcttcctcgatTCCCAGACCCTCTCCACCGACGCGGGTCCCGAAGCCGCCTTCGTCGCGCCCATCCGCGCCGCAGCCTCTTCCTCCCTCGCCACCGCCTCCCGAGCCCGCGCGCCCGAATCGGACCG TGTTTGAACTCGCAAAAAAAGATGTTTACTGTGTTTTTACGAAGCAAGGAGACGTCAACATTGAAAAGGTCAAGCGTTCAAAGTATTTTCAGGCTCTTCATCAGAATTTTAGTCAAAATGCTGCTGATCCACTG AACGCAGCTTGCCAAGAGTTCACAATTCAAGGGGGTTCACATATTGTGGAAAACCCACCTGACCTAGAAAACGAGAAACTTAATGTCAGGGCTTCAAAGTTAatgacacaaacaaaaataacatcgtcgtatagcagcaagttcttGAAGGCAAATAGTGTGTCagacaagaatatgttcaaatcagAGGGGAACGTGTCTAAAGAGTTTGCTTGTGTTGAAAATGAGATCAGAACAAATCAGGATAACAAGCATCCTGTTTATCTGGGGCTTGAAGAGGATGAGAAACACTGTGGGCCAGTGCAAATTGCAAAACGAAAGCATACAGGGTTCAGAAGTCCGATATGTGAacatgcaaattctccatcaagcAACGATGAAACTGATGCTCCTGCTAATGGGTTTGTGACTGCCAGGATAAAGTTG GCGATGGATGCTGTGCAGAAACATGGGCATAATGGTCACCAAGGTGCTTCTGTATCTCCACAATGCGATAACAACCTTAGTACACGGAATTATGGTGCGAGGCCAAGCTGGAATTCTCGTCGTGGACCACGTGGTAATTTTGTCCCTCCTATCCGAAACAACGGAGGATCCACTACAATCAACTCACGAGTTACTGGGAAGAATGATGATCCCATGGAAGATTCAACAAAAAAATG TTTAGAAATGCTTTGTGGCCCTGATGGTGAGCTTCCTGAGAAACTGAGGAATCTGGAACCTCGCCTTATTGAGCACATTAGCAACGAAATAATGGATAAAGATCCTAATGTTCGCTGGGATGACATAG CTGGTTTACATCATGCAAAGAAGTGCGTGACAGAGATGGTTATTTGGCCCCTACTACGTCCAGACATCTTTCGTGGTTGTCGGTCTCCTGGAAGAGGTCTACTACTATTTGGACCTCCC GGTACAGGCAAAACCATGATCGGAAAAGCAATAGCTGGTGAGGCCAAGGCAACATTCTTCtacatatcttcaagttcactcaCAAGCAAATGG ATTGGTGAGGGTGAAAAGCTGGTCCGAGCACTATTTGGCGTGGCCTGTTGTCGTCAGCCTGCTGTCATATTTGTGGATGAGATAGATTCACTACTATCTCAG CGCAAATCAGATGGTGAACATGAATCAAGTAGGAGGTTGAAAACACAGTTTCTAATCGAGATGGAAGGTTTTGACAGTGGAAACGAGCaaattttactcatag GAGCAACAAACAGACCTCAAGAATTAGACGAAGCAGCACGCAGGCGACTTACAAAGCGTCTATACATCCCCCTTCCTTCATCAG AAGCACGCACTTGGATAATTCACAATCTATTGGAGAAGGATGGCCTTTTCAAGCTCTCAGAGGAAGAAACAGGTGCCATTTGCAAGTTAACAGAAG GTTACTCAGGATCTGACATGAAAAATCTTGTGAAAGATGCTTCAATGGGGCCCCTAAGAGAAGCTTTCCAACAGGGTGTTGAAATCACAAAGCTCAACAAGGAGGAAATGCGACCGGTGATGCTCAAG GATTTTGAGGCTGCCCTGCAGCAGGTCAGACCTTCTGTTTCCGCAAGCGAACTGGGGATTTATGAAGAATGGAACAAGCAGTTTGGCAGCCTAGCAATCTAA